The Candidatus Zixiibacteriota bacterium genome includes a region encoding these proteins:
- the dapF gene encoding diaminopimelate epimerase, translating into MQIPFAKYHALRNDFLVIEGPLRGSFASDPSRLAKSICDRRSGIGADGILLLTPLKRGGRRIDVYNADGSWAERSGNGLRIAGLHELRRKKGSRRWTFEMGGAVSEVRLRPSAPGGARMIAADMGAPDFAAAHVPVRSDLPYMIQVPLRLDDVDIPVTCLSVGNPHTVLFVDDFDFDWRTLGADVERHRAFPRRTNVEFVKIVSRRKLRVAEWERGAGATGSSGTGAAAAVAAAVISGFADRACEVVFDSGSLFVDWHEETDIIELTGPVTYVGGGVFEGR; encoded by the coding sequence ATGCAAATACCGTTCGCAAAATACCACGCGCTGCGCAACGACTTCCTGGTGATTGAGGGACCGCTGCGCGGTTCTTTCGCCTCCGATCCCTCCCGCCTGGCGAAAAGCATTTGCGATCGCCGGAGCGGCATCGGGGCGGACGGCATCCTCCTGCTCACCCCGCTCAAGCGGGGAGGGAGGCGCATCGACGTCTACAACGCCGACGGATCCTGGGCGGAGCGATCGGGCAACGGTCTGCGGATTGCCGGCCTGCACGAGTTGCGGCGGAAGAAGGGGAGCCGCCGATGGACTTTCGAGATGGGCGGCGCGGTCAGCGAGGTGCGTCTTCGGCCGTCGGCGCCCGGCGGCGCGCGAATGATTGCCGCCGATATGGGGGCGCCCGATTTCGCCGCCGCCCATGTCCCGGTCCGGTCGGACCTGCCGTACATGATTCAGGTTCCGCTCCGGCTCGATGATGTCGACATCCCGGTCACCTGCCTGTCGGTGGGCAACCCGCACACGGTTCTGTTCGTGGACGATTTTGATTTCGATTGGCGGACGCTCGGCGCCGACGTGGAACGGCACCGGGCGTTTCCGCGCCGCACCAATGTCGAGTTCGTGAAGATTGTCAGCCGCAGGAAGCTCCGGGTCGCGGAGTGGGAGAGGGGCGCCGGCGCCACCGGGTCTTCCGGCACCGGCGCGGCGGCCGCCGTCGCGGCGGCCGTGATTTCCGGGTTCGCCGACCGCGCGTGCGAGGTGGTTTTCGACTCCGGCTCGCTCTTTGTCGACTGGCACGAGGAGACCGACATAATCGAGCTCACCGGCCCCGTCACTTATGTCGGTGGGGGAGTTTTCGAAGGGCGATGA